The Nitrospirota bacterium region TCTGGAGGACGGCAAGGTCACCCTGAGGCCCATCGCCGGCACCCGGAGGCGCGGCCTGACCGAGGAGGAGGACCGGGCCCTGGAGGCCGAGCTCAAGGCCGACCCCAAGGAAGTGGCAGAGCACATCATGCTTGTGGACCTGGGGAGAAACGACGTGGGAAGGGTCTCCGAGATAGGCTCGGTCAGGGTGACGGACCTCATGAGCATCGAGCGCTACAGCCACGTCATGCACATGGTGTCAAACGTGCAGGGTTCCCTCTCTCCGGGGCTGGACGCCTTTGACGTCCTCAGGGCGAGCTTCCCCGCGGGCACGGTGACCGGGGCCCCGAAGATACGGGCCATGGAGATTATCGACGAGCTGGAGCCCACGCGGCGGGGGCCCTACGCGGGCTCCGTGGGCTATTTCAGCTATTCCGGAAACATGGATACGTGTATTACAATACGCACCTTGCTCGTGAAGAACGGTAAGGCCCACGTGCAGGCGGGGGCGGGCGTGGTCTCCGACTCCCTGCCCGACAGGGAATATACCGAGACGGTCAACAAGGCCATGGGCATGATGAAGGCCGTGGACATGGCCGAGGCCGGGCTGGAGTGAACCGACATGCTCCTGATGATAGACAACTACGATTCCTTTACCTATAACCTGGTCCAGTACCTGGGGGAGCTGGGGCAGGAGATAAGAGTGGTCCGCAACGACAAGGCCACCATCGCCGAGATAGAGGCCATGGAGCCCGAGTATATCGTCATCTCTCCCGGCCCGTGCACGCCCAGGGAGGCGGGCATCTCGGTGGAGGTGGTCCGCAACCTGGTGGGCAAGGTGCCCATCCTTGGCGTGTGCCTGGGCCATCAGTCCCTGGGGGCGGCCTTCGGGGGCGACATCGTGGGGGCCAGGTGCCTCATGCACGGAAAGATTTCCCGGATTCACCACGACGGAAAGACCATCTTCGAGGGCATCGAGAATCCCTTCGTGGCCACGCGCTACCACTCCCTGGTCATTCGCCCGGAGAGCCTTCCGGACTGCTACGATCTCAGCGCCTGGACCGACGACGGCGAGATCATGGCCATCCGGCACAAGGAGCACGTCTTGGAGGGCGTCCAGTTCCATCCGGAGTCCATTCTCACCACCGTGGGGAAGGACATACTGAGGAATTTTCTGAATCTGGGGAGGGGGCGATGATAAAGGAGGCGATAGGCATTCTGGTGGGGGGTATCGACCTCTCCGAGGAAGAGATGACGGCATGCATGACCGAGATAATGGAAGGGGTGGCCCGCGACGCCCAGATAGGGGCGTTCCTGACGGCCCTCAGGATGAAGGGCGAATCGGTCACGGAGATTACCGGGGCGGCCCGGGTGATGCGCGAGAAGGCCAACCGCATAGAGGCGCCGCCGGGCACGCTGGACACATGCGGGACCGGCGGGGACATGGCCGGCACCTTCAACATCTCCACCACGACGGCCCTGGTGGTGGCGGCCGCCGGCGTGCCGGTGGCCAAGCACGGCAACAGGTCCGTCTCCAGCGAATCGGGGAGCGCGGACGTCCTGGACGCCCTGGGTGTGAAGATAGACCTTCCGCCGGAGAAAGTGGAGCGCTGCCTCCGGGAGACGGGCTTCGGGTTTCTCTTCGCCCCCCTGTTTCACCCGGCCATGAAGTTCGCCATCGGTCCCCGGCGCGAGTTGGGGGTGCGGACCATCTTCAACATCCTGGGGCCCATAACCAACCCGGCCGGGGCGAAGCGGCAGATTGTGGGGGTCTTTGCCCACAGCCTCACCGAGACCCTCTGCCGCGTGCTGGGCAACCTGGGGGCCGAGGACGCCATGGTGGTGCACGGCGAGGACGGCCTGGACGAGATAACCATTACGGACGGAACGATGGTCTCACGCTGGAGGGACGGACGGGTGGAGAGCTCCGTCATCGCACCCGAGGACTTCGGCTTCAAGAGGGCCGACGTGGAGGACATCTCCGGGGCCGACAAGGAGACCAACGCCAGGATAACCCTGGCCGTCCTGGGCGGGGAGCGGGGGCCCAGGCGGGACGTGGTCATCATGAATTCGGCCGCCGCTTTGCTGGTGGCGGGCAAGGCCCGGGACCTCCGGGAAGGGGCGGAGAGGGCGGCCGGGGCCATCGATTCGGGCAGGGCGCTGGCCAAGCTCAAGGAGATAAGGGCGCTGACGCAGGGCGCGTAGGATATCGCATATAGACTGAAAGACGGGGGAGCTCCGCGAGCTCCCCCGTTTCCGTGACGGCACGCCTTGCTCAATATCCGCTGGATAGTGCAAAATATGAGCTAATCTCTTGTGGGAGAAGGGAATTGAGCATAAAAGCAGCGGTCGTGGGGGTCGGTTACCTGGGCAGGCACCATGCGCGGATATACGCCGACCTCGAGGGAGTGGAGCTGGTGGGCGTGGTGGACAGCGACCCGGAGGCACGGGCCTCCGTTGCGGCCCGGTGCGGATGCAAGGCCTTCGCGGATTACCACGATGTCCTCGATGATGTGCAGGCCCTGAGTATCGCCACGCCGACGTCCACGCACCACGAGATAGCCCTCGCCTGCCTCCGGGCGGGAAAGGACCTCCTGGTGGAAAAACCCCTCGCCTCCACGGTACGGGAGGCCGACGCCCTGGTGGAGGAGGCGGACAAGAGGGGGTGTGTGCTTCAGGTGGGGCACCTGGAGCGGTACAACCCCGCCGTGGTGGCCGTCGCCGGGCTGGTCAGGGAGCCGGAGTTCATAGAGTCCGAGCGGGTTTCGCCCTTTCTGGGCAGAGGCACCGACGTTGACGTCACGTTGGACCTGATGATACATGACGTGGACATCGTGACCAGCCTTCTGGGCGGGGCGGAGGTAGCGGACGTCCGGGTCGTGGGGGCCAAGGTGCTCACGGACAAGGTGGACGTGGTCAAGGCCTGGGTGGACTTCGAGGGAGGCGTATCGGCCCTGATTACGGCCAGCCGCATCTCCCGGGCCAAGCAGCGCCTTCTGAAGATATACCAGAAAGACGGGTTCCTCCTGCTGAACTATCAGGACCTGAGAATCACGCGTCATTTTAAGAACGGCACGGGAGACATCCGGACCGAGGTCATGGATGTGGAGGCCAGGGAGCCGCTCAGGGAGGAGCTTTCCGATTTCATCCAGTGCGTGCGTTGGCGCCGCCGCCCCCGGGTCTCGGGCCGCGAGGGACGCAATGCCCTCCGCGTGACGCTGGACATCACGAGCAAGATAAGGAACGCAAGCGGAATATGATCCAGATGGTCAATCTCAAGAAGCACTTCGAGGAAATCAGGGACGAGGTCGTGGACACGCTGATTGAGGTCCTGGAGAGCACGCGCTATGTGCTCGGCCCCCACGTGGAGGAGTTCGAAAGGGCGGTGGCGGACTACTGCGGCGCCGCCGAGGGCGTGGGGGTTGCCTCCGGGACGGACGCCCTTCACCTGTCGGTCAAGGGGCTCGGCATCGGCAAGGGAGACGAGGTCATCACCACGCCCTTTACCTTCTTTGCCACCGTGGAGTCCATCATGTACGAGAACGCCACGCCGGTCTTCGCGGACATCGAGCCCGATACGTTCAACATCGACCCGGCGAAGATAGAGCAGAGGATAACACCCCGCACCAGGGCCATCATGCCGGTGCATATGTTCGGGCATCCCGCCGACATGGACGGCATCATGGACATCGCCCGGAGGCACGGCCTCCGGGTCATCGAGGACTGCGCCCAGGCCTTCGGAGCCGGCATCCGGGGCAGAAAGGTAGGCGGCTTCGGGGATACCGGCTGCTTCAGCTTCTACCCGAGCAAGAACCTCGGGGCCTTCGGCGATGGGGGCATGGTGGTCATGAAGCACAACGGGGCGATGGCCGCGGAGATGAGGAGGCTCAGAAACCACGGCTCCCGGGGAGGGTATGCCCATGAGAGCGTAGGGTTCAACAGCCGGCTCGACGAGCTGCAGGCGGCTTTTCTGCTCATCAAGATGAAGAGAATAGACACCTATAACGAAAAGCGGAGGGCCAAGGCGGCCCTTTACACCGAGGCCCTCTCGCCCCATGCCGCATGCCCGGTGCAGAGGGACGGCTGCGTGCACGTCTATCACCAGTACACCATCCGCACGGCCCGGCGCGATGAGGTCCAGCGGAAGCTCCGCGAGGCGGGCATCGCCTCCACCATCTACTATCCCGTGCCCGTGCACCTTCAGCCTGCCATGGCTTCCATGGGCTTCAAGGCGGGGGATTACCCGGTGGCCGAGCAGGCGTCCCGCGAGGTCCTCTCCCTGCCCATCTGTCCGGAGACCGAGGAGTCCACAATCTCGCGGGTTTCAGAGGTTATCGCCAAGGTCTGAGAGGGGGCCCGAAGGCCCGTGGCATGGGGGAGAAAACGGTCATGATAGTTGCCGGGGAGAGTTCCGGCGAACTGTACGGCGCCCTCCTGGCCGGGGAGCTCCGGAACCTCATGCCCGGCGTGCGCATCCTGGGCGTGGGGGGCCAGAGGATGAAGGAGGCCGGCGTGGAGGTCTTTGCCGGCATCGCCGGGGCCTTCGGCCTGACCGAGGCCCTCTCGGCGTACCGGGACGTCCGCCGGAGCTATCGGAAGGCGGTGGGTGCGCTCACGAAGGACAGGCCCGACGTCGTCGTCCTCATCGATTACCCGGACTTCAATTTTCGCCTGGCCGCGCGGGCGAAGGAGCAGGGCATCCCCGTGCTCTACTACGTAAGCCCCCAGGTGTGGGCGTGGCGGAGGGGAAGGGTGAAGACCATGGCCCGTATAGCCGACAGGGTGGCCGTGGTCCTGCCCTTCGAGGAGGAAATATACAGGGAGGCGGGCCTGCCGTGCGAGTTCGTCGGACACCCCGTCCTGGACGATATGTCTTCCCCCACCGGGGACAAGGCGAAGGCCAAGGAGGCCCTGGGCCTCGAGGCGGACAGGCCGTACCTGGCCGTTTTGCCGGGGAGCAGGCGGAGCGAGCTTTCCAGGCTCCTGCCTCTCGTGCTCGCTGTGGTGCGTGGTTTCCGGGCGAGGCACCCGGAGTATGGATACGTTCTTCCCGTTGCCCCCAACGTACGGATGGAAGAGTACAGGTCCTGGTTCGACGCCCTGAAACGGGAGGGGGTGGCCGTCACGCACGAGGGGGCCGTCCTGGCCTTCGATGCTTCGGAGGCGGCCGTGGTGGCCTCCGGGACGGCCGCCTTGCAGGCGGTTCTGAGGGAGGTGCCCCTCGTGGTCATCTACAAGGTCTTTCCTCTGACCTATTTTCTGGGCAGGATCTTCATCAATGTGAAGTTCATCAACATCGCCAACCTCATCTTGGGAAGGGAGGCCGTGCCCGAGCTCATTCAGAAGGAGGCGACGCCGGAGGGAGTCCTCGAGGCCCTGGAGCCCCTCCTGGCCGAGGGGAGCCGGAGGGAGCGGATGCTTGAAGACCTGAGGGCGGTAAAGGGCATGTTCGGGGAGCGCCGCCCGTCGCGGCGGGTGGCCGAGATGGCGGCCGAGATGGCCGGGGGCCGGGCATGAAGAGACTTCTTTCCATTGTTGCACCCTACAGGGACCGCGTCATCCTGAGCGCCCTCTGCAGCACTGTCGTGAGCGCTGCCAACGGCTCCCTGGCCTGGCTGGTCAAGCCCGCGGTGGACAAGATTTTCATCCAGGGCAATAGCGGCTACCTTGTCCTCATCGGCCTGGGCGTTGCCGCGGTCTTTCTGCTCAGGGGGGTCTTCAGCTTCGCCCAGAACTACCTCATGCACTCGGTGGGGGCCAAGATAGTCCGGGACATAAGAAACGACCTCTTCAGCCACATGGCCTACCTTCCCCTCAGCGACTTCGGCGCGGAGAGCACGGGGGCAATGATGTCGCGCGTCATAAGCGACGCCGCTACGCTCCAGGAGCTTCTGGCCCTCCGGGTCAAGGACCTGTTCGTCCGCACCGGGACCATCCTGGTGCTGGTAGGGGTGGCCTTCTACCGCCGCTGGGACTTGACGCTCATCGCGCTCACGGTGCTGCCCTTTGCGTTCTACGCGGTGGGCAGGCTGGGAAAGAGGCTCAAGAGGGTCTCGGTGAAGGCCCAGATGAAGCTCGCCAACATATCCGAGTCGCTGGCCGAAGGCATCCGGGGCATCAAGATTGTCAAGTCCTTCAACATGCAGGACCGGGAGACGGCGCGTTTCCGCGAGATGACCCAGAGCTACTACCGCGAGTACATGCGGAGCATCCGCATCAGGGAGACCGCCGGGCTTATCATGGAGGTCGTGGCGGGTGCCGGGATTGCCGTCATCATCTATTACGGCGGCACCCTGGTGGCCGGAGGAGCCATGTCCTCGGGGGACTTCTTCTCGTTTCTGGCCGCCATTTTCATGGTCTATACGCCGGCCAAGAAACTTGCCCAGATAGGAAATTCGCTCCAGCAGGCCCGGGCCTACGTCACCCGCATCGACGAGGTCCTGTCCAAGAGCCCGGAGCCCGAGGGGGCCCACGACCTTCAACCTTTCGAGAAGGCCATCGCCTATGAGTCCGTCTCCTTCCGCTATCCCGGCAGGGAGAGCGACGCCGTCCGCGGCGTGGACCTCGCGGCGCGAAAAGGGGAGCTGGTGGCCCTGGTCGGCCGGAGCGGCTCGGGGAAGACCACCCTCCTGGACCTCCTTTCCCGGTTTTATCTTCCGCAGGAGGGGCGCATCCTGATAGACGGGATGGACATAAGCCAGGCGAGCCTCCGCTCCCTGAGGGGGCAGATAGGCGTCGTGAGCCAGGACGTCCTGCTTTTCAACGGTACGGTGGGGGCCAACATCGCCTATGGCAAAGAGGACGCCGGCCCCGAAGAGGTTGAGAGGGCGGCCCGCGCAGCCTTCGCCCATGATTTCATCATGGAGCTTCCCCAGGGCTACGAGACGGTCATCGGCGAGGGAGGGGCGCGTCTGTCGGGCGGCCAGAGGCAGCGGATATCCATCGCCCGGGCCATCTTGAAGGACCCGCCCATCCTCATTCTGGATGAGGCCACCTCATCACTGGACACCCAGTCGGAGCTCATGGTGCAGCGCGCCCTGGATACGTTGATGGAGAAACGCGAGGCCACCCCGGAGGGCCTGACGGGGAGTGCCTCTTCGGGTTCTTATGGCGGCCCCTCTTCCGGAAAAACCGTCTTTGTCATAGCGCACCGGCTCTCCACCATCCGGAAGGCCGACCGGATAGTCGTCCTGGAGGACGGCAGGGTCAAGGAGGAAGGAAGCCACAAGGAACTCCTCGCCCGGGGCGGCATATACCGCGAGCTTTATGCCCTCCAGGGGAGCCCGGATGCTCGCCCTCTATAGCGCCCTGTACTCGCTGGCCCTTGCCGCCCTCTTTCCCCGCGAGTACGGAAAGAGGCGGGGGGAGCTCAGGCGGCGCTGGCTGGGCGAAAGGCTGGGGGGGCTGCCCCCGCGCGAGAGCTCCCGCCCGCTTGTCTGGCTCCATGCCGTCTCGGTGGGCGAGGTGGCCGCATCCGTTCCCTTCGTACGGGGGCTCACGGAGCGCCATCCGGGGCTTGACGTCGTGGTCTCCACCGTCACCGACACCGGACAGGCCGTGGCCAGGGAAAGGCTCGGCCGTCTTGCCCGGGTGGTTTATGTGCCGTTCGACCTTCGCCTGAGCGTCAGGAGGGCCCTCGCCCGCCTGAGGCCGAGCCTTTTCATCGCCATGGAGACCGAGCTCTGGCCCAACACGTTCCGGGCCATGCGGGAGGCCCAGGTGCCTGTGGTTATCCTGAACGGGCGCATATCGGAGAGCTCCTTTAGGGGATACCGGAAGGTGCGGTTTCTGATGAGGCGGGTTCTCCGGGACGTCACGCTCTTTTGCATGCAGGACGATGAATACGCCCGGCGCATCCGGGAGCTGGGGGCCGGGGAGGAAGACGTCCTGGTGACCGGCAGCTTCAAGTTCGACGTCACGGCCAAAGGCGGCGACATCCCGTGGGCGGGAGGCCTCACGGGGCCGGTCGTGGTGGCGGGAAGCACCCACCGGGGGGAGGACGAGATAATGCTCGGCCTTTTTCGGGCGCTCAAGCAGGATTTTCCCGCTTTGACCCTTATCCTGGTGCCGAGGCATCCGGAAAGGTTCGACGAGGTGGACGCCCTGGTGAGAAAGGAAGGCTTGCCCCTGGTGAGAAGGACCGGCCTGAGCGGGGGGGAGCGCGTGTCGGGCTCTGTGGTTCTCCTGGACACGGTGGGGGAACTTTCCTCCGTCTACGGCATCGCCGATGTGGTCGTCATGGGGGGAAGTTTTATCAGGCACGGGGGGCAGAACCCCCTGGAGGCCATGGCCTGGGGCAAGCCGGTGGTGTGTGGCCCGCACATGGAAAACTTCCATTTTATCAAGGAGTTCTACGACAGGGGCGCGGCGATTGAGGCCCGGGAGAATACGCTTGCACAAAGCGTGAGAGGCCTGCTTTCTTCCCCTCAAAAGAGGCAGTCCATGGGGGCGCGCGCCCGGGACATCCTCAAGGCGAACCAGGGGGCGGTGGGCAGGGCGCTGGATGCGGTGGAGCGGTTTCTGCCTGCACTCCCATGAGGGTGCTTGAGCTTGCATACTACCTCGGCTTGAGGGCCAGGACTTCTTATGACGCGTGGCGCGCGCGGAAGCTCCCCGTCCCGGTCATAAGCATCGGCAACATCACCACGGGCGGCACCGGGAAGACCCCGGCCACGGCTGCACTTGCCGCCGAGGCGGCGCGCAGGGGCAGGAGGCCCTGCGTGCTTACCCGGGGCTACAGGGGGCGGCTCAAGGGCCCGGCCCTGGTCTCTCCGGACATGGAGGAGGCCCAGGCGGGGGACGAGGCCCTTCTTCTTGCGGAGAAGCTGGTCGGGGTTCCGGTGGTGAAGGGGAAAGACCGGTATGCCTCCGGGATGTATGCCCTTACGAGCGCACCCCGGCCCGACCTCTTCATCCTGGATGATGGGTTTCAGCATAGGCGGCTTGTGCGGGACGTGGATGTGCTTCTCATCAATGCCGCCAGCCCCTTCGACAACGGCAGGCTCCTTCCCGTGGGGCACCTGCGGGAGCCCCTCCCGGCGATGAAGAGGGCCCACGCCATCGTCCTGACGCGCAGCGACTGCGTGAGCGAGGACGCGATAGACGGCCTCACCCGTGCCGTCCGCCGCCATAACGCTCACGCCCCGGTATTCCGGGCGGTCCACGGGCCGTCCTTCGTAAGGACCCTGGAGGGGGAGCGAAGGCCCCTCACGTGGCTTCGGGGCAGGCGCCTCTATGCCTTCTCGGGCATCGCCGGCGGGTCTTCTTTCGAGGAAACTCTCCGGAAAGCCGGCGCAGAGGTGGCCGGGGGAAGGGTTTTCGGGGACCACCACAGGTACGGCGAGGGGGAGGTGCGGGGCCTTTCCGGGGCGGCCCGCGAGTGCGGCGCTTCTTGGATAATAACGACCGAAAAGGATATAATGAGGCTGCGGGGCATGGCCCGACTGCCGGAAAACCTTATCGCCCTCGGGATAGAGTTTGTCGTCCCGCGGGAATTTTATGAGTACGTGCTTTCGCCGGAGCGCCTGGCCTGAGGAGGATGTATGCTGCGGTACATGGACGTCAAGAGTTCCAACAGGAATGAACTCATCGACATCACCAGGGATATCGAAAAGCAGCTTGGAAACGCCGGCGCCAAGGACGGCGTCTGCTACGTCTACGTTCCCCACACCACCGCCGCGGTGACCATCAACGAAGGTGCCGACCCCAGCGTGAAGACCGACATCCTGGACTCTCTCAGTCGGCTCGTGCCCCGGGACATGCACTACAGGCACGCAGAGGGCAACGCCGACGCCCACGTGAAATCGACGATCGCGGGCGCCTCGCAGTTCATTCCCGTCAAGGGCGGCAAGCTGGCCCTGGGCACATGGCAAAGCGTGTACTTTTGCGAATTTGACGGCCCCAGGAACCGACGAGTGGCCATCCAGTTTATCCCCGGCGACTGATGCAGAGTTTCGACGTCATTATCGTGGGCACTGGCCCGGCCGGGATTTTTGCGGCCCTGGAACTTGTGGGTGCCGGAGGTTCCGGCCTCAAGGTCCTCATGGTGGAGAAGGGCAACGACATCGAGCGCCGCCGCTGCCCCATGATGATCAAGGACATCTCCTGCCGGACGTGCGACGAGTGCGCGGTGGTCAGCGGCTGGGGAGGGGCCGGGGCTTACAGCGACGGCAAGCTCAACCTGTCGCCGGACGTGGGGGGCTTCCTGCTGCGCTACATGGGGCGGGACGAGCTGGAGGGCTTGATTGACTATGTGGACGGCGTGTACCTTTCCTTCGGGGCGCCCAGGAAGCTCTACGGCGGGGACCGCAAGCACGTAGAGGAGTTGAAGGAAATCGCCTCGAGGAACGACCTGGAGTTCCTGCCCACCCGCGTGCGGCACATCGGCACGGACCGCTGCCTCACGGTGCTCCGGGCCATGGAGGAGCATCTGAAAAAGCACGTCACCGTGCTCTTTGACGCCGAAGTGGACCGTGTCCTGGTCAGGAAGAGGCAGGTGCAGGGGGTGCGGCTCTCCGACGGGAGGGAGTACCGGGCTCCCCATGTCGTCCTGGCCCCGGGGCGGGAGGGCTCGAAGTGGCTTGAGAGGGAGACCCGGCGGCTCAGGCTCTCCACGCTCCAAAACCCCGTGGACGTGGGCGTGCGGGTGGAGGTGCCGGCATCGGTGCTCAAGCACCTGACCGACGCCACCTACGAGCCCAAGCTCCACTTCTACTCCAAGACCTTCGAGGACCGGGTGCGGACCTTCTGCGTCAACCCCTACGGGGAGGTGGTGAAGGAGTACCTCAAGGGCATATGGACGGTCAACGGCCACAGCTACGCGGGGCGGCGC contains the following coding sequences:
- a CDS encoding aminodeoxychorismate/anthranilate synthase component II, producing MLLMIDNYDSFTYNLVQYLGELGQEIRVVRNDKATIAEIEAMEPEYIVISPGPCTPREAGISVEVVRNLVGKVPILGVCLGHQSLGAAFGGDIVGARCLMHGKISRIHHDGKTIFEGIENPFVATRYHSLVIRPESLPDCYDLSAWTDDGEIMAIRHKEHVLEGVQFHPESILTTVGKDILRNFLNLGRGR
- a CDS encoding DegT/DnrJ/EryC1/StrS family aminotransferase, whose protein sequence is MIQMVNLKKHFEEIRDEVVDTLIEVLESTRYVLGPHVEEFERAVADYCGAAEGVGVASGTDALHLSVKGLGIGKGDEVITTPFTFFATVESIMYENATPVFADIEPDTFNIDPAKIEQRITPRTRAIMPVHMFGHPADMDGIMDIARRHGLRVIEDCAQAFGAGIRGRKVGGFGDTGCFSFYPSKNLGAFGDGGMVVMKHNGAMAAEMRRLRNHGSRGGYAHESVGFNSRLDELQAAFLLIKMKRIDTYNEKRRAKAALYTEALSPHAACPVQRDGCVHVYHQYTIRTARRDEVQRKLREAGIASTIYYPVPVHLQPAMASMGFKAGDYPVAEQASREVLSLPICPETEESTISRVSEVIAKV
- a CDS encoding NAD(P)/FAD-dependent oxidoreductase — encoded protein: MMQSFDVIIVGTGPAGIFAALELVGAGGSGLKVLMVEKGNDIERRRCPMMIKDISCRTCDECAVVSGWGGAGAYSDGKLNLSPDVGGFLLRYMGRDELEGLIDYVDGVYLSFGAPRKLYGGDRKHVEELKEIASRNDLEFLPTRVRHIGTDRCLTVLRAMEEHLKKHVTVLFDAEVDRVLVRKRQVQGVRLSDGREYRAPHVVLAPGREGSKWLERETRRLRLSTLQNPVDVGVRVEVPASVLKHLTDATYEPKLHFYSKTFEDRVRTFCVNPYGEVVKEYLKGIWTVNGHSYAGRRTENTNFALLVSTTFTEPFHEPISYGRYIAGLANFLGKGVIVQRLGDLLAGRRSTPERIERGLVAPTLKDATPGDLSFVIPYRYLADIMEMLEAMDRLAPGVHSRHTLLYGIEVKFYSMQLRLSNGFETEVQNLFAAGDGAGVSRGLIQASVSGVVAAREILSRAGAPTAPARKKASPRRGGPEPTG
- the lpxK gene encoding tetraacyldisaccharide 4'-kinase, translated to MLELAYYLGLRARTSYDAWRARKLPVPVISIGNITTGGTGKTPATAALAAEAARRGRRPCVLTRGYRGRLKGPALVSPDMEEAQAGDEALLLAEKLVGVPVVKGKDRYASGMYALTSAPRPDLFILDDGFQHRRLVRDVDVLLINAASPFDNGRLLPVGHLREPLPAMKRAHAIVLTRSDCVSEDAIDGLTRAVRRHNAHAPVFRAVHGPSFVRTLEGERRPLTWLRGRRLYAFSGIAGGSSFEETLRKAGAEVAGGRVFGDHHRYGEGEVRGLSGAARECGASWIITTEKDIMRLRGMARLPENLIALGIEFVVPREFYEYVLSPERLA
- the trpD gene encoding anthranilate phosphoribosyltransferase translates to MIKEAIGILVGGIDLSEEEMTACMTEIMEGVARDAQIGAFLTALRMKGESVTEITGAARVMREKANRIEAPPGTLDTCGTGGDMAGTFNISTTTALVVAAAGVPVAKHGNRSVSSESGSADVLDALGVKIDLPPEKVERCLRETGFGFLFAPLFHPAMKFAIGPRRELGVRTIFNILGPITNPAGAKRQIVGVFAHSLTETLCRVLGNLGAEDAMVVHGEDGLDEITITDGTMVSRWRDGRVESSVIAPEDFGFKRADVEDISGADKETNARITLAVLGGERGPRRDVVIMNSAAALLVAGKARDLREGAERAAGAIDSGRALAKLKEIRALTQGA
- a CDS encoding ABC transporter ATP-binding protein; translated protein: MKRLLSIVAPYRDRVILSALCSTVVSAANGSLAWLVKPAVDKIFIQGNSGYLVLIGLGVAAVFLLRGVFSFAQNYLMHSVGAKIVRDIRNDLFSHMAYLPLSDFGAESTGAMMSRVISDAATLQELLALRVKDLFVRTGTILVLVGVAFYRRWDLTLIALTVLPFAFYAVGRLGKRLKRVSVKAQMKLANISESLAEGIRGIKIVKSFNMQDRETARFREMTQSYYREYMRSIRIRETAGLIMEVVAGAGIAVIIYYGGTLVAGGAMSSGDFFSFLAAIFMVYTPAKKLAQIGNSLQQARAYVTRIDEVLSKSPEPEGAHDLQPFEKAIAYESVSFRYPGRESDAVRGVDLAARKGELVALVGRSGSGKTTLLDLLSRFYLPQEGRILIDGMDISQASLRSLRGQIGVVSQDVLLFNGTVGANIAYGKEDAGPEEVERAARAAFAHDFIMELPQGYETVIGEGGARLSGGQRQRISIARAILKDPPILILDEATSSLDTQSELMVQRALDTLMEKREATPEGLTGSASSGSYGGPSSGKTVFVIAHRLSTIRKADRIVVLEDGRVKEEGSHKELLARGGIYRELYALQGSPDARPL
- a CDS encoding secondary thiamine-phosphate synthase enzyme YjbQ — translated: MLRYMDVKSSNRNELIDITRDIEKQLGNAGAKDGVCYVYVPHTTAAVTINEGADPSVKTDILDSLSRLVPRDMHYRHAEGNADAHVKSTIAGASQFIPVKGGKLALGTWQSVYFCEFDGPRNRRVAIQFIPGD
- a CDS encoding Gfo/Idh/MocA family oxidoreductase, giving the protein MSIKAAVVGVGYLGRHHARIYADLEGVELVGVVDSDPEARASVAARCGCKAFADYHDVLDDVQALSIATPTSTHHEIALACLRAGKDLLVEKPLASTVREADALVEEADKRGCVLQVGHLERYNPAVVAVAGLVREPEFIESERVSPFLGRGTDVDVTLDLMIHDVDIVTSLLGGAEVADVRVVGAKVLTDKVDVVKAWVDFEGGVSALITASRISRAKQRLLKIYQKDGFLLLNYQDLRITRHFKNGTGDIRTEVMDVEAREPLREELSDFIQCVRWRRRPRVSGREGRNALRVTLDITSKIRNASGI
- the lpxB gene encoding lipid-A-disaccharide synthase, which codes for MGEKTVMIVAGESSGELYGALLAGELRNLMPGVRILGVGGQRMKEAGVEVFAGIAGAFGLTEALSAYRDVRRSYRKAVGALTKDRPDVVVLIDYPDFNFRLAARAKEQGIPVLYYVSPQVWAWRRGRVKTMARIADRVAVVLPFEEEIYREAGLPCEFVGHPVLDDMSSPTGDKAKAKEALGLEADRPYLAVLPGSRRSELSRLLPLVLAVVRGFRARHPEYGYVLPVAPNVRMEEYRSWFDALKREGVAVTHEGAVLAFDASEAAVVASGTAALQAVLREVPLVVIYKVFPLTYFLGRIFINVKFINIANLILGREAVPELIQKEATPEGVLEALEPLLAEGSRRERMLEDLRAVKGMFGERRPSRRVAEMAAEMAGGRA
- a CDS encoding 3-deoxy-D-manno-octulosonic acid transferase, whose product is MLALYSALYSLALAALFPREYGKRRGELRRRWLGERLGGLPPRESSRPLVWLHAVSVGEVAASVPFVRGLTERHPGLDVVVSTVTDTGQAVARERLGRLARVVYVPFDLRLSVRRALARLRPSLFIAMETELWPNTFRAMREAQVPVVILNGRISESSFRGYRKVRFLMRRVLRDVTLFCMQDDEYARRIRELGAGEEDVLVTGSFKFDVTAKGGDIPWAGGLTGPVVVAGSTHRGEDEIMLGLFRALKQDFPALTLILVPRHPERFDEVDALVRKEGLPLVRRTGLSGGERVSGSVVLLDTVGELSSVYGIADVVVMGGSFIRHGGQNPLEAMAWGKPVVCGPHMENFHFIKEFYDRGAAIEARENTLAQSVRGLLSSPQKRQSMGARARDILKANQGAVGRALDAVERFLPALP